In the Mycolicibacterium thermoresistibile genome, one interval contains:
- the sigC gene encoding RNA polymerase sigma factor SigC, translating to MGLRDDDRVTRLALAAGRGDPAALEQFIRATQRDVWRTVAYLADPGSADDLTQETFLRAIRSLPKFNGRSSARTWLLSIARRVVVDQIRHNQSRPRTSYAVDVHTVLDKRRPDGRFEDIVEIKLLLDGLDTDRRHALLLTQVLGLSYAEAAEVCGCAVGTIRSRVARARDDLLQQARPVDRTG from the coding sequence GTGGGTTTGCGTGACGACGACCGGGTCACCCGGCTCGCGCTGGCCGCCGGTCGGGGTGACCCGGCGGCGCTGGAACAGTTCATCCGGGCGACCCAGCGGGATGTCTGGCGCACGGTCGCCTACCTGGCCGATCCCGGCAGCGCGGACGACCTGACCCAGGAGACGTTCCTGCGAGCGATCCGGTCCCTGCCGAAGTTCAACGGCCGATCCTCGGCGCGCACCTGGCTGCTGTCGATCGCCCGGCGGGTGGTCGTCGACCAGATTCGGCACAACCAGAGCCGGCCCCGCACCAGCTATGCCGTCGACGTGCACACGGTCCTCGACAAGCGCCGCCCCGACGGGCGGTTCGAGGACATCGTCGAGATCAAGTTGCTGCTCGACGGGCTCGACACCGACCGGCGACACGCCCTGCTGCTGACCCAGGTGCTCGGGTTGTCCTACGCCGAGGCGGCCGAGGTGTGCGGCTGCGCGGTGGGCACGATCCGTTCCCGGGTCGCCCGGGCCCGCGACGATCTGCTCCAGCAGGCCAGGCCGGTCGACCGTACCGGCTGA
- a CDS encoding zf-HC2 domain-containing protein — translation MDCHVAREALSARIDNEQEPVPPARVDEHLESCQACAAWYLLVSRQAAEIRRLAGATRSAIGLAPAPRNRRRLPRIPVLTRPVRVPWPRWALGVVGVLQLALGVAQATGTNFGMLAHHGTHHGAHQGVHLLNESTAWSLALGAVMIAAAVRPVAATGLAGVSTVFTVALTVYVIADWLAGLVTPARVLSHLPVVLGTVLALLVWRAQRDPGDPWDGSIGLPDGAGEAEPVEDPSGPGDLEPTGRRHLWPVNRSAA, via the coding sequence ATGGACTGTCATGTCGCGCGTGAGGCGTTGTCGGCGCGGATCGACAACGAACAGGAACCGGTGCCGCCCGCCCGGGTCGACGAACATCTCGAATCGTGTCAGGCCTGCGCCGCCTGGTATCTGCTGGTGTCCCGGCAGGCCGCGGAGATCCGGCGGTTGGCCGGTGCGACCCGCTCGGCGATCGGTCTCGCACCGGCGCCGCGGAACCGGCGGCGCCTCCCGCGCATCCCGGTGTTGACCCGTCCGGTCCGGGTGCCGTGGCCGCGCTGGGCGCTGGGGGTGGTGGGGGTGCTGCAACTGGCATTGGGCGTCGCGCAGGCCACCGGGACCAACTTCGGGATGCTCGCGCATCACGGGACGCATCACGGCGCCCACCAGGGTGTGCACCTGTTGAACGAGTCCACCGCCTGGTCGTTGGCTCTCGGCGCGGTGATGATCGCCGCCGCGGTCCGGCCCGTCGCCGCGACCGGTCTGGCCGGGGTGTCGACGGTGTTCACCGTCGCGCTGACCGTCTACGTCATCGCCGACTGGCTGGCCGGCCTGGTCACCCCGGCGCGGGTGCTCAGCCATCTGCCGGTGGTACTGGGCACCGTGCTGGCGCTGCTGGTCTGGCGGGCCCAGCGTGACCCGGGCGATCCGTGGGACGGCTCCATCGGGCTGCCGGACGGCGCGGGGGAGGCCGAGCCGGTCGAGGATCCGTCCGGACCGGGTGACCTCGAACCCACGGGGCGACGCCATCTGTGGCCGGTCAACAGGTCGGCGGCGTGA
- a CDS encoding MspA family porin, which yields MKSVRRRVWIALSLAVAMLFAGAPVAHGGLDNELSLVDGQDRTLTVQQWDTFLNGVFPLDRNRLTREWFHSGRAKYRVEGPGAEDFEGTLELGYQIGFPWSLGVGINFSYTTPNILIDGGDITGPPFGLDSVITPNLFPGVSISADLGNGPGIQEVATFSVDVAGPEGGVAVSNAHGTVTGAAGGVLLRPFARLIASTGDSVTTYGEPWNMN from the coding sequence ATGAAGTCCGTCAGACGTCGAGTATGGATCGCGTTATCACTGGCCGTGGCAATGCTTTTCGCGGGAGCGCCGGTCGCCCACGGCGGCTTGGACAATGAGCTGTCGCTGGTCGACGGGCAGGACCGGACGCTGACGGTGCAGCAGTGGGACACCTTCCTCAACGGGGTGTTTCCGCTGGACCGCAACCGGCTGACCCGGGAGTGGTTCCACTCCGGCCGCGCCAAGTACCGCGTCGAGGGACCCGGCGCCGAGGACTTCGAGGGCACCCTGGAACTGGGCTATCAGATCGGGTTCCCGTGGTCGCTGGGCGTGGGCATCAACTTCAGCTACACCACCCCCAACATCCTCATCGACGGCGGCGACATCACCGGCCCGCCGTTCGGGCTGGACTCGGTGATCACCCCGAACCTGTTCCCGGGGGTGTCGATCTCGGCGGACCTGGGCAACGGTCCGGGCATCCAGGAGGTCGCCACGTTCTCCGTCGACGTGGCCGGCCCCGAGGGCGGGGTCGCGGTGTCCAACGCCCACGGCACCGTCACCGGTGCGGCCGGCGGGGTACTGCTGCGGCCGTTCGCCCGGCTGATCGCCTCCACCGGCGACAGCGTCACCACCTACGGCGAACCCTGGAACATGAACTGA
- the phoU gene encoding phosphate signaling complex protein PhoU — translation MRNIYHEQLDSLGKELARACGLAGRAMARATRALLEADLAEAEGVITDHREIAAVSSRAESTAVSLLALQQPVAGELRAIVSCLKLASDIDRMGGLAVHVAKIARRRHPRPVLPEPIRPLFAEMGRVAEEISTTARDVLLSGDAETGAQLRQHDDAMDDLHDRLYEQILDDWPYGVQAGVDAALLGRFYERFADHAVEIGRRVVFEVTGTLPPEQEVSTY, via the coding sequence ATGCGGAACATCTACCACGAGCAACTCGATTCGCTCGGCAAGGAACTGGCCCGGGCGTGCGGGCTGGCCGGACGGGCGATGGCCCGCGCCACCCGCGCGCTGCTCGAGGCCGATCTCGCCGAGGCCGAAGGCGTCATCACCGATCACCGCGAGATCGCCGCGGTGAGCAGCCGTGCGGAGTCCACCGCGGTGTCGCTGCTGGCGCTGCAGCAGCCGGTGGCCGGTGAACTCCGTGCGATCGTGTCCTGCCTGAAACTGGCGTCCGACATCGATCGGATGGGCGGGCTGGCGGTGCACGTCGCCAAGATCGCCCGCCGGCGGCACCCCCGACCGGTGCTGCCGGAACCGATACGCCCCCTGTTCGCCGAGATGGGCCGGGTCGCCGAGGAGATCAGCACCACGGCGCGCGACGTGTTGCTCTCCGGTGACGCCGAGACGGGAGCCCAGCTGCGCCAGCACGACGACGCGATGGACGACCTGCACGACCGGCTGTACGAGCAGATCCTCGACGACTGGCCGTACGGGGTGCAGGCCGGTGTCGACGCGGCGCTGCTCGGCCGGTTCTACGAACGGTTCGCCGACCATGCCGTCGAGATCGGCCGGCGGGTGGTGTTCGAGGTGACCGGAACCCTGCCGCCGGAACAGGAAGTGTCCACCTACTGA
- a CDS encoding universal stress protein: MPVSSTAAYEGIVVGVDGSAASADAVRWAARSAALRNLQLTLVHVMTATSIGAPLVWPAGPIPDSLIQWQEDEARQILADSAEIAENAFQEARAAGPGPAGDDAVRVVTGVVRAAPVPTLVDASKQAKLVAVGSRGQGPLRRVLLGSVSSGLVHHAHCPVAVIREGTPHTPDFAKRPVLVGIDGSESAQRATAVAFEEASFRGVDLIALHAWSDADIADIPTLELSAVQQSAERVLSERLAGFRERYPDVSVHRRIVGSEPARHLVEASEDAQLVVVGSRGRGGFTGMLLGSVSRAVVNAVTTPVIVAR, from the coding sequence ATGCCAGTGTCCAGTACGGCCGCCTATGAGGGGATCGTCGTGGGGGTGGACGGGTCCGCGGCGTCCGCGGACGCGGTGCGGTGGGCCGCGCGGTCGGCGGCGCTGCGCAACCTGCAGCTCACGCTGGTGCATGTGATGACCGCGACCTCGATAGGGGCACCGCTGGTGTGGCCGGCCGGCCCGATCCCCGATTCGCTGATCCAGTGGCAGGAGGACGAGGCGCGGCAGATCCTCGCGGACTCGGCCGAGATCGCCGAGAACGCATTCCAGGAGGCCCGGGCCGCCGGGCCGGGGCCCGCCGGCGACGACGCGGTGCGGGTGGTCACCGGCGTGGTCCGCGCGGCGCCGGTGCCGACCCTGGTGGACGCGTCCAAGCAGGCGAAACTGGTGGCGGTCGGCAGCCGCGGTCAGGGACCGCTGCGCCGGGTGTTGCTCGGCTCGGTGAGCAGCGGTCTGGTGCACCACGCGCACTGCCCGGTGGCCGTCATCCGGGAGGGCACCCCGCACACCCCGGACTTCGCCAAGCGGCCGGTGCTGGTCGGCATCGACGGATCGGAGTCGGCGCAGCGGGCCACCGCGGTGGCGTTCGAGGAGGCGTCGTTCCGGGGTGTCGACCTGATCGCATTGCACGCCTGGAGCGACGCCGACATCGCCGACATCCCCACGCTGGAACTCTCGGCGGTGCAGCAGTCGGCCGAGCGGGTCCTCTCCGAGCGCCTCGCCGGCTTTCGGGAACGCTATCCCGACGTCAGCGTCCACCGGCGCATCGTCGGCTCGGAACCGGCCCGCCATCTGGTGGAAGCCTCCGAGGACGCGCAACTGGTGGTGGTCGGCAGTCGCGGACGCGGCGGATTCACCGGCATGCTGCTCGGCTCGGTGAGCCGCGCGGTGGTCAACGCCGTGACGACCCCGGTGATCGTGGCGCGCTGA